A stretch of the Agromyces larvae genome encodes the following:
- a CDS encoding DUF2004 domain-containing protein: MATEHDYFGIVGDYWSEDVEYADQRVEVVLDADDEQVSTAALDAAATLVGELELVDDELRNAFVTQLDSSSSPVVRFLDTLLDPELEQAEDVEAAIGRDSGDHQVDALRSMSLVRVDLRPEADEQGEPFAEFEYGLAPEDTDERLVVSIDVGREIVDVRFEG, from the coding sequence ATGGCGACCGAGCACGATTACTTCGGCATCGTCGGCGACTACTGGTCGGAGGACGTCGAGTACGCCGACCAGCGGGTCGAGGTGGTGCTCGACGCCGACGACGAGCAGGTCTCGACGGCCGCGCTCGACGCGGCCGCGACCCTGGTCGGCGAGCTCGAGCTCGTCGACGACGAACTGCGCAACGCGTTCGTCACCCAGCTCGACTCGTCGAGTTCGCCGGTGGTGCGGTTCCTCGACACGCTGCTCGATCCCGAGCTGGAGCAGGCCGAGGACGTCGAGGCCGCGATCGGCCGTGATTCGGGCGATCATCAGGTCGACGCGCTGCGCTCGATGAGCCTCGTGCGGGTCGACCTGCGCCCCGAGGCCGACGAACAGGGCGAGCCGTTCGCCGAGTTCGAGTACGGGCTCGCGCCCGAGGACACCGACGAGCGGCTCGTGGTGTCGATCGACGTGGGTCGCGAGATCGTCGACGTGCGCTTCGAGGGCTGA
- the ftsY gene encoding signal recognition particle-docking protein FtsY produces MAERASWSLGNALRGIFGAKTIDDDTWDDLEAALITADFGPAVTEEIVERIRADVDRYKTTDPRDVQRMLREIVEERLAKYDPTLKLTERPAVVLVVGVNGVGKTTTIGKFARFLRTYDRSVVVGAADTFRAAAVDQLATWAERAGASIVRPEREGQDPASVAFQTVEKAKQDGTEIVIIDTAGRLHTKGGLMDELGKIKRVVEKQAPISEVLLVLDATTGQNGLAQAEAFIEHGGVTGLVLTKLDGSAKGGFVLAVQEKTGLPIKLIGQGEGINDLTGFTPHVFAQKLVG; encoded by the coding sequence ATGGCAGAACGCGCTTCGTGGTCGCTCGGCAACGCCCTCCGCGGCATCTTCGGTGCGAAGACCATCGACGACGACACGTGGGACGACCTCGAGGCCGCGCTGATCACCGCCGACTTCGGCCCGGCGGTCACCGAGGAGATCGTCGAGCGCATCAGGGCCGACGTCGACCGCTACAAGACCACCGACCCCCGCGACGTGCAGCGGATGCTCCGCGAGATCGTCGAGGAGCGGCTGGCGAAGTACGATCCGACGCTGAAACTCACCGAGCGGCCCGCGGTCGTGCTGGTCGTGGGCGTGAACGGCGTCGGCAAGACCACCACGATCGGCAAGTTCGCGCGGTTCCTGCGCACCTACGACCGGTCGGTCGTGGTCGGTGCGGCCGACACCTTCCGCGCGGCGGCGGTCGACCAGCTCGCGACCTGGGCCGAGCGCGCGGGCGCGTCGATCGTGCGCCCCGAGCGCGAGGGGCAGGACCCGGCCTCGGTCGCGTTCCAGACGGTCGAGAAGGCCAAGCAGGACGGCACCGAGATCGTCATCATCGACACCGCCGGGCGCCTGCACACCAAGGGCGGGCTCATGGACGAGCTCGGCAAGATCAAGCGCGTCGTCGAGAAGCAGGCGCCGATCAGCGAGGTGCTGCTCGTCCTGGACGCGACGACCGGCCAGAACGGCCTCGCCCAGGCCGAGGCGTTCATCGAGCACGGCGGCGTCACGGGGCTCGTGCTCACCAAGCTCGACGGCAGCGCGAAGGGCGGGTTCGTGCTCGCGGTGCAGGAGAAGACGGGCCTGCCGATCAAGCTCATCGGCCAGGGCGAGGGCATCAACGACCTCACGGGCTTCACACCGCACGTGTTCGCGCAGAAACTGGTCGGGTAG
- a CDS encoding serine hydrolase domain-containing protein yields the protein MTQLFPRVTPAEAGLDPAALDRLFRSLDGIRDVHSAMVLRDGAVVAEGWWHPYAADEPHLLFSVSKSFTSAAVGLAIDEGLLSLDDRVVDLLPDDAPADPDEHLAELRVGHLLTMTSGHDGDAMRAVDEQPAGPGAGWARQMLALPVVHEPGSRFEYNTGATYLLAAILHRVTGEHLVDYLMPRLFEPLGIDRPTWEEDPDGIVVGGFGLSLTTEQLAAFGQLLLQRGRWGDRQLLPPEWVVAATAAEVPNAPSANPDWEQGYGFQFWRCRFGAYRADGAFGQFAIVWPEPRLVFAITGGLGDMQPVLDAIWAAFPEFAGGEVAASGAIGTDASEHAVPQDLAPLDLATLAVPTVAGSPSSPIEPRIDGRPYAVDANPLGLSSFTVSRDAVGRLVWGLGRDGGPVHVTTGFGAWHPGELPLGEGSALVATSAAWVDETTLAVRIVSVSTPFSWTHTIAFDPDGARAAVTVDQNVAFGPTRLVDAVGRAVPDAA from the coding sequence ATGACGCAGCTGTTCCCGAGAGTCACCCCAGCAGAGGCCGGGCTCGACCCCGCCGCCCTCGACCGGCTCTTCCGATCCCTCGACGGCATCCGCGACGTGCACAGCGCCATGGTGCTGCGCGACGGTGCGGTCGTCGCCGAGGGCTGGTGGCATCCCTACGCCGCCGACGAACCCCACCTGCTCTTCTCCGTCTCGAAGAGCTTCACGTCCGCGGCCGTGGGCCTCGCGATCGACGAAGGCCTGCTCTCGCTCGACGACCGCGTCGTCGACCTGCTGCCCGACGATGCGCCGGCCGACCCCGACGAGCACCTGGCCGAGCTTCGCGTCGGGCACCTGCTCACCATGACGAGCGGGCACGACGGCGATGCGATGCGCGCGGTCGACGAGCAGCCCGCCGGGCCGGGCGCCGGCTGGGCGCGGCAGATGCTGGCGCTGCCGGTCGTGCACGAACCGGGCAGCCGGTTCGAGTACAACACCGGCGCGACGTACCTGCTCGCGGCGATCCTGCACCGCGTCACCGGCGAGCACCTCGTCGACTACCTGATGCCGCGGCTGTTCGAGCCGCTCGGCATCGACCGACCGACGTGGGAGGAAGACCCCGACGGCATCGTCGTCGGCGGCTTCGGCCTCTCGCTCACCACCGAGCAGCTCGCCGCCTTCGGCCAGCTCCTGCTCCAGCGCGGGCGGTGGGGCGACCGGCAGCTCCTTCCGCCCGAGTGGGTCGTCGCCGCGACCGCGGCCGAGGTGCCGAACGCCCCGAGCGCCAACCCCGATTGGGAGCAGGGCTACGGCTTCCAGTTCTGGCGCTGCCGGTTCGGCGCGTACCGCGCCGACGGCGCCTTCGGGCAGTTCGCGATCGTCTGGCCCGAGCCGCGCCTCGTGTTCGCGATCACCGGAGGCCTCGGCGACATGCAGCCCGTGCTCGACGCGATCTGGGCGGCGTTCCCCGAGTTCGCGGGCGGCGAGGTCGCCGCGAGCGGCGCGATCGGCACGGATGCGTCGGAGCACGCCGTCCCGCAGGACCTCGCGCCGCTCGACCTCGCGACCCTCGCCGTCCCGACCGTCGCCGGGTCGCCGAGCTCCCCGATCGAACCCCGCATCGACGGCCGGCCCTACGCCGTCGACGCGAACCCGCTCGGGCTGTCGTCGTTCACGGTGAGCCGCGACGCCGTCGGGCGCCTCGTGTGGGGGCTGGGTCGCGACGGCGGGCCCGTGCACGTCACGACCGGGTTCGGCGCGTGGCATCCGGGCGAGTTGCCGCTCGGCGAGGGTTCCGCGCTCGTCGCGACCAGCGCAGCCTGGGTCGACGAGACGACGCTCGCGGTGCGCATCGTCTCGGTCTCGACGCCGTTCTCGTGGACCCACACGATCGCGTTCGACCCCGACGGCGCGCGGGCGGCGGTGACGGTCGACCAGAACGTCGCGTTCGGTCCGACTCGCCTCGTCGACGCCGTCGGCCGGGCGGTCCCCGACGCCGCCTGA
- a CDS encoding amidase domain-containing protein has product MGLKATAAARVDRWNRRGRGGALAAALALVAGTLVTGLIATSQHAAASADWHAAAARIADLRDRHDDAEQTLADEARVLAALVADVDAILVVGAADLGLVPGEAESRLVGARDAAARLLVGDNVDAPAVFDAVEADPAELATAALRADAAEFADAIAPTSGRVTTLVERGRAVAASADRLRTAVARFAVAAADRGTAILAERGDADDAAKAHLSRLLDGLAGHRASRLATAVAAYRDAVAAVVAASEEARARAAAEAAAAEAARASAEADARADAEAAARAGRTGAGSGVGAQMAYLFRHVFDYNTAEWGDYNSSGGDCVNFVSQGLLARGWSMDSTWYSNGPGAASRAWISTTALNAYLTSLGIPRLGLDQLDLVKVGDVGVFDWGETGPGFDHAMTVSKVEPGPDGPIVSFVSHNLDGEYRELRYTLYEQHSNSSAWIFSIP; this is encoded by the coding sequence GTGGGGCTGAAGGCGACCGCGGCGGCGCGAGTCGACCGCTGGAACCGCCGGGGACGGGGCGGCGCACTCGCGGCTGCCCTCGCCCTCGTCGCCGGAACCCTGGTCACCGGGCTGATCGCGACCTCCCAGCACGCGGCCGCGAGCGCGGACTGGCACGCGGCCGCCGCCCGGATCGCCGACCTGCGCGACCGCCACGACGACGCCGAGCAGACCCTCGCCGACGAGGCGCGCGTGCTCGCCGCGCTCGTCGCGGACGTCGACGCGATCCTCGTCGTGGGTGCAGCCGACCTTGGCCTCGTGCCCGGCGAGGCCGAGTCCCGACTCGTCGGCGCGCGCGACGCCGCTGCCCGACTCCTCGTCGGCGACAACGTCGACGCGCCCGCGGTGTTCGACGCCGTCGAGGCGGACCCCGCCGAGCTCGCCACCGCGGCGCTGCGCGCCGATGCCGCCGAATTCGCCGACGCGATCGCCCCGACCTCGGGGCGGGTCACCACGCTGGTCGAGCGAGGCCGGGCGGTCGCGGCATCCGCCGATCGCCTTCGCACCGCGGTCGCGCGCTTCGCCGTCGCAGCCGCCGACCGCGGTACGGCCATCCTGGCCGAACGCGGCGACGCCGACGACGCGGCGAAGGCGCACCTCAGCCGGCTCCTCGACGGTCTCGCCGGTCATCGGGCGAGTCGCCTCGCGACCGCGGTCGCGGCGTACCGCGACGCGGTCGCGGCGGTGGTCGCCGCCTCCGAGGAGGCGCGGGCCCGCGCCGCGGCGGAAGCGGCGGCAGCGGAGGCGGCCCGGGCGAGCGCCGAGGCGGATGCCCGAGCCGACGCCGAAGCGGCGGCGCGCGCGGGCCGCACCGGCGCGGGGAGCGGGGTGGGCGCCCAGATGGCCTACCTGTTCCGGCACGTCTTCGACTACAACACCGCCGAGTGGGGCGACTACAACTCGTCGGGCGGCGACTGCGTGAACTTCGTCAGCCAGGGGCTGCTCGCCCGGGGCTGGTCGATGGACTCGACCTGGTACTCGAACGGCCCGGGCGCCGCGTCACGGGCGTGGATCTCGACCACCGCGCTGAACGCCTACCTCACCTCGCTCGGCATCCCGCGGCTCGGGCTGGATCAGCTCGACCTGGTGAAGGTGGGCGACGTCGGGGTGTTCGACTGGGGCGAGACCGGGCCGGGGTTCGACCATGCCATGACCGTCTCGAAGGTCGAGCCGGGCCCCGACGGGCCGATCGTCTCCTTCGTGAGCCACAACCTCGACGGCGAGTACCGCGAACTCCGGTACACGCTGTACGAGCAGCACTCGAACTCGAGCGCCTGGATCTTCTCCATTCCCTGA